The sequence TAATGCGCCACTCGCTTGACTACTTTGGCTCCTTCGGTTTTTCTGGGGGTATCAATTGGCACGCGCACCCTGTTGTAGAAGCATTTGCGAATTTTTTGTATGATGCCAAAGTTGCGCTTGGAATTGCTATTGCGCCTCTTTCTTTGCACGTCGAACCGCTTCTCAAAGGGGCTCACGATGATAATCTAAACATCGAGGCCATCCACTAAAGATGGATGCAGGGCAAATGACCCATCGAAAAGGTCTCTAGAATTGAGCTGCAAGTGACAAACTGGGTTACTTTCTCATCACCTTTTACCTACCGGTGTGCGCAGCGGCGCACAGGTTGGAGTGGTCGGGATTGTATTCGTTGGCGTCGATCCCGTTGTTACATCTAGAGCATTCGCAAGCCACGCTCTCGCCTCATGAAAAGCAAACGCTAACCACCCAACTTGAGGTCACATTAACAGGTGCAACTGACAACTTAAATTGCGTGAGGTCCTATTCACAAAGACGCGGTAGGCCATCAGAAAACCAGCAGCGTCATTATGAAATTTTGTTTAGCAAAGGTTTTAACCATTCTGAAAAGGCCTTAACAGTCGGACTTGAGCTCGGCTTTTCGGGGGAGACGATGGCGACCGGCATCGACTTTGCCCGCTGCTCGGGCATCACTTCAACAAGGGTTCGGCATCAAACCCCTGATAGGTCGCGTTTTAGGCCTAACACAGTTGATACTGCGACATTTACAGAAGAAAGTAAGGTAGTGCCTTATTAGCAAAGCATTTCGATTTATGGGCCGAATTTCAATTGCAGGGGGCCAGAAAGCACGCATACACAAAGTTGCAGGCACCTGACCAATCGAATAGTGGTCAAATGGGTGCGCACATATGACTAACGCATGGAATTAAAATATGAGTCTACGGAAAATCTCATTCTCCTTTTCGACGGCAATTGTTTTTTTCGCCGCACTTTCATTCGATGCCGTTGCTCAAGAGGCTTCCAAATCAAGTTTCATGCAAATGAATACAAGGCTCTTTGATTTGGGGGTGGATCCTGAGAGTCTCCGACGGGACCCGCATTTCATCCCGCTCAACCGTGCTGATTGGTTAGATGACATCATTGACAACGACCCAGTCTTGCACGGTACGGTCGTGCATATCCGCGTGAAGTCTCAGCCTATTACTAAACTTTGGGCGCAGTCCGGTCCTGGGTCGGTTTTCAACTATTCAGCTATTACGCCCGAAGAGTTCACATTTGATGGATATGAAGCCAGAAGTACTTCGCCAACAAGTTATGTCCAGCTATTCTATCTTCCATCTGAAGATAGCCCATCATTTTCAGCATTATGTGCCATAGATCGGGAAACAGGTTCTGCTTTCAGGTATTGCGGAGTTTTCGCAAATTACCCGCCAGATCCGAATATTTTTATCTTGGCACGCGTTTATAATCCGGGACGGTATGAAGACTTGCCATCCAGTTTCAGAGCAATTGCGGATCGAATTCGCAAAATTGCTTACTGTTTGGATGTGACCGACAGTGTACTGCAAGAGGTGCCACCATTTAAATCTCTGGAGGCGCTGCAAGGATGTTCTCCGGACATTACGTCTTGAAATTTAACCTGTGCAATGGCAGCTTTAGGGAAACGTTCAACAAACGGTCGTTTTTTGGAGTGGCTGTAAATGCCTTCTTTCTGACCAATCCTACTGGGCTTCTTCTCGGCATGTGAAGGGAACAAATGTGCTTGCCATGCCCTCATTCATTGTCATCACTGTTAGCATATTTGCCATATCGAGTTCTTCATCACTGCGAGGGCAGACTACGGTCCGTTCAGTGCACCCGGTTGCCATGAAACTATCGTTTTGCGCGATAAATTCGGCACTTACGCCTTCAGGACCGATACTGTCATATGCCCAATTCCAAGCGCTTTGATAAAGTACACATTTCTGCTCGGTCCATGTCAGGCCCTCCAAATTCACTTCATCGGCCCAAGCAATGTTTGAACTGAGATTCAGGAAAACGGAGGCCACAATTATTTGGGGATACACGTTCATTTCAAGGCCTCTGCTACGAGATCATCGAAACCACCAATAAACGTGGCGCGTGCACGCAATCCCGGCGATTCCGCGTGGCGCTGTTCGTCTTGTATCAGATGCGCAAAAACGAGTTTTGTTTCACCGCGACGCGCCCAACCGACGAACCAGCCCCAGCCTTGTGAATAGTCAAAGCGGCCAGTATCCCCACGGGGATAAGCCGTGCCTGTTTTTCCCCAAACACGCCAGCTGCCAGCGGTGTCTGTGAATTCTATGATTTCCAAGGTTCGATCAACGGCTTCCTTCGAAACAGGTAGTTCATAGCGTAGCATCCGTGATAGAAAATTGATCTGCTCACGAGGTGAGATTTGAAGGGATGAGGTCATCCACGCCCGTTCAAGGCCGTTGGTTTGCGCGAAATCGCCGCTAAAGTCGGCGTTCCCATAGCCAAAGGACGATGCATATTCCGTTAGTCTCGGTATACCCAATATCGGGGTGATCTGACGCGAGAACCAAACGACAGAGTATTTCATCCATCTCTGTGGATCAGTAGTTTGACGCCAGTTGTCACCGCCCCAGTCTGGATAGCCTTCACGGAATTGGAGGCGAGGGGTATATGCGTCCTGCAATACACCCGCATCAAACCCCATGAGTGCAAGTGAGATTTTGAATGTAGACGCTGGTGTTACACGACTGTCGCAGTCGCCATTGCGTAGCAACACTTCAACGGCCAGTTCGTCCATCACAATGGTGCAAACTTCTTTGGCCTCGGCATGAGACGTGATGACTAGACTGGCCAAAAAGGCCAAAACAAAAATAAGTCGTCTCACGGCCACGTCTCCTTAATAAGAACTTGTGCCGGATCTTTCTCCGGTTTTTTTTAGGTAATCAAGAGTATAATGAGGGTCGACCTCATCCACACATCGGCCATCCCGTTTTCCGATTGCTGGTTAAGCATGAGAACAGCATTTTAGAGTCATTTTCTTCATTGAGATTTCCCCCATCTTGGCTAAAGCCCGGGCCTTTTTCCGTCTGGGCGATCAACCTGAGGGCGCGTTACATAACGCCGCTTATAGGGCCGTTCCCGTTTTGTTACGGGCGGCCGTTTCAGCGTAGGGTTGTGGCAGTAGGATACGCAATGTAACCTGCATAACGCGGCATAAAAATTCGACCAACCAGATGTGCCAAACGCTCTCTTAGCTTAAGCGGCCATTGGCGCCCAAAAGACTGACGAAGCACATTTTATTTAAGCGCAAACGATGACTGTCGTTCGAATAGTTGATCTTTAATTTCAAGCGCAGGCGCGAAGGCGGGATTCAATACGAAACGCGCCTCCGCTCCAAGACGTGTCACCCTAATAAGTATTTGCTTCAAGTCGACGAAGGTCGGTTGAGAGCCCAATGTGACAAAACCTCTCTGCTAGTCTAACCTCAAAGTAGATTTCATCAGGAGGATACAATGCGTGCGCTTTTATTCACTACAGGGTCGCCCTTTGCGCGTGCCGTACGGATTGTTCTTGACGAACTCGGGCTTGATTTTGAACGGCGGGAAGAAATTACCACGCCAAGTGCCGAGGAGAGAGCGGCAGCGACGCCCACTCTACAAGTGCCTACGTTCTGGGATGGCGATCAAACACTATGGGAAAGTGGAACCATCGTCGAATACCTGCTCTCGACATATCGAACCCGACCGGCAACAGAACCACCCCTTGCAATGCATACATTCCGCCCCGCCAGTGAGTGGCAGGACAAACTGACATTCTCTACGATCCAAACGTTTGGGAATGCGGCAACAATTGTCTCTCAAATGAAATGGTCCGGCGTCGACGCAACGAACAATGCGCATATGAAAAGGTCTGTCGAGAAACTCTCTCACATACTTGGGTGGCTTGAGGATCAATTGAACGACACAACCGGTGGGTTCCAGCCCGATTGCGTCTCTATTCAGGACATCTTTCTTGCAGCGCACGTGCGATTTGTACAGAACAGGCCACTCGGAGTTGACCTACTGCTTGGGCAGTATCCTAAACTTGAGGCGCTGCTAAATGGGCTGGATGATCGAGCAAGCTTTAAGGCCAATCCGATTTGGTGGTGGGAGCCGGGTGTTGTCGGGTATCAGCCTGACGGAACCCCAATTTTTAAGAACAAAATTAACTGAAGTTGAAGGGCGGCTTCGTCCGCACTGTGTGAGTTCATGGGCAGCGCAGCGAATGGCCGCTTTCACAAACGTAGGTTTGTGAAATGGATACAAAATTGGCTCTCAAATAGCAAAATGGTGCGTCTTAGCCCGTGTCTCAATGTAAATTCCGCAAAGGGGTGCCCGCGTCAGGGCTAAATATTCCTTAACGTAGGATTTAACACTGAGCCGGAGCAGACCCCTAAAACCGTTCGCTTAGCGCCTCTTGCTTAGATCCAGTGGTCAGTAACTGTTTTTTGGTGCCAAATCTCGAAGGCCGTCGGCGAATATATAGCGCGTCGAAACAGCCCTGCTAGGCTATTGAACGGATATTCCTAAGAGGCTTTCAATCATTTTGGCCGGGCACCGCCAATTGGTCATAGTTTTTGCGGCCTTTTGTGTTGGCATTCGACGAAAGACATCAACCGACACAACGTTTTGCTCAAACCGAGCCAATCCGATCACGTTCTCTTCTGGCAATTCCCACAACATGAAGCCACAAACCAAAGTGTCCGAAGTCTCAGCCCACCCTGAAAAATCAACTGCGGCCAACAAATTTTCTTCTTGATAGTACATCATGCCATGAACGATATATCGCTGCGTTCTGCCCGCAGTTTCAATTACTTGGAGACGAACGCTTCGCCAATCGTCGTCAGATACGTGCGCTGCTAGTTGGTCCGTCATAAAAGCGCGTTCTGTCGCAAAATCCTCTTTCACTAATTGATCGAGGAATGTTTCTGAAACATTCGCGACAAATTGCGTTGTCTTTTCGTCAGGTTGAACTTGCGCGAGCGCAGAAACCGACAATGAAAACAACCATCCCAATGCAAAGAGTATTTTCGTCACGTTACGTTCTCCAAAACCAGTATTCACCCGGCGGCCGCATGTTTTCAATATTAAGTTGGCTATAACGGAATCAGGGCGGAAATGAGGCTGATAGTCGCTATGGTTCTCGCGGTGATTGCAAGTATAAGCGGCCTAGGCAGCATTTTTACGGAGAGAAGGCCCACTCAACGGACTTCGCGACACCGTCGCCCAAGTTAATGGCATTTCTCGAAAGAGTTCGGAACTAACCCGCGACAAAACCAGTTTTGCATTTCCTTTCTTCTATCCATATATAAATTAGGGGAGAAACTACTAAATGATGGCGGCATTTTTCGTAACATATCTTTCCGGTATTTTGTCCATGGGCATTGGCACGCATTATTACCCCAAGAATTGGGTGCTCAAGATTTTGCCATATATCCTGCTATTATTAGCGATGACATTCTATTCAATTGAAGTAGGTAAAGTTGATTTCTTAGGGGCTCTAATCCCGACAGCATTCTTTTTGGCCCTGAATATTGCCTTAGTGATATATGCGCGGTCTGAAAAATGAGTACGCTTTGCAGAATCCGGGGAGGTATACAGATCCAACTGGGGAGACCTGCCAAGTTGTTGGATCTGACAAATTTGGCAACTCGATCCTTAAGTGGCGATAGTAAACCTTTTTGTCCTTCGGGGAAGTGCCAGTCTATGCCAAAAACAGAGAGTATTAGAGAAGACTGGCCAGAGTTAGAAGCCTGTGTATAAAGTTGTCTTGAAAGTGAGCCATTACTCGACTCTAAAAGCTGGACGTCTGGGTCCCATGGGCGATGTGCCCTTATAAGTACATCTGTAAATAAGTTGTTTGGAGGGGCCATGATAACAGGCCCTTTGGTTTCTATGACTTTGGCGCCAAGCTGCCGGCGCGATTATTGTAAAAAAGTGTGTTCCATCATGTCCAAAATATTGAACCTAATTCCAGAGTTTATTCTGACGCTGGGTCTGATAGTTATTCAGCAAATATTAGAGCCGTGGCTTGGCTGGTTTAGCGTGCCTGCCGTTATTATTATTTGGTTGATAGTGAGTTATGGGATAAGAAAAGCTAGGAAAAGATTTTGTGGGCCTGAAAAAAATTAGCCCCGATTATGAATTGGAAAAAGAGTTTGCGGCCACAAGTCTCAAATCTTTTCCCATTGGTGTGAACCGCGGCTTTACTTGACTAAAAGACTCGGTGACGGCTCTGAGCCCAACTTGAATTTTTTTGGCGGTGCTGCGAACATCAACTATCGTTACAATGACCGGGTAATTTCGAGAATGAAGCAGATTTTCTACAACATTGTTGCGGTTCTTGTCGCGTCACCAGCCTTTGCTGAGGTGTGTGACAAAGACCGCCCAAGGTGGGACCCAAGCAGCGGCAGGATCAATCAGTTTGAGGAGCTATACTATTTCTTCACTTCTCCACTTGGTATAGGCCTGCTTTTTCTGATTGCAGCAACGCTTTATGTCAAAAAGCGATGGCTTTCAGTTTTATGTGCAACGTTAATTTTTCTGATTGCCGCTTTGACTACTGCAAGCTGGTTGTGGTTCGGTGATGAGATTATTCACGCAGCCCATCGAGAAGGGTGCCGCGCTGCGCCACTCTTAACAATCGCCGTGCTGGTGTTAACGTCTATCTGTCTTTTTCCGTATGGCAGGCCACGTGTTACCGAACGACT is a genomic window of Falsihalocynthiibacter arcticus containing:
- the blaOXA gene encoding class D beta-lactamase, with amino-acid sequence MRRLIFVLAFLASLVITSHAEAKEVCTIVMDELAVEVLLRNGDCDSRVTPASTFKISLALMGFDAGVLQDAYTPRLQFREGYPDWGGDNWRQTTDPQRWMKYSVVWFSRQITPILGIPRLTEYASSFGYGNADFSGDFAQTNGLERAWMTSSLQISPREQINFLSRMLRYELPVSKEAVDRTLEIIEFTDTAGSWRVWGKTGTAYPRGDTGRFDYSQGWGWFVGWARRGETKLVFAHLIQDEQRHAESPGLRARATFIGGFDDLVAEALK
- a CDS encoding glutathione S-transferase family protein, with product MRALLFTTGSPFARAVRIVLDELGLDFERREEITTPSAEERAAATPTLQVPTFWDGDQTLWESGTIVEYLLSTYRTRPATEPPLAMHTFRPASEWQDKLTFSTIQTFGNAATIVSQMKWSGVDATNNAHMKRSVEKLSHILGWLEDQLNDTTGGFQPDCVSIQDIFLAAHVRFVQNRPLGVDLLLGQYPKLEALLNGLDDRASFKANPIWWWEPGVVGYQPDGTPIFKNKIN